The sequence below is a genomic window from Terriglobia bacterium.
TCCAGGAGCTTGAGACGGCCCCCTACGAGCCGATCGACGTCGAGTTGGTCCTCCGGGAAGGCCTCGCCTCGCTACGCAATCTACCGCGTCTGTTGGAGTCAGGGAGCCTGGAGGAGCGGAAGGAGTTCGTGCGGGCGTTCGTGGGCGGCGTGAAGGTCATTCCGGAAGAGGCACGCCTCGAGCTCGAGATGCGAAAGTTCCCGGCCGTCGCTCTGCCGCGGCCTGGAAACTCTACCTGTGAGCTGGTAGCGGGGGCCCGCTATGAACGGGTACAGATAGAGATGAAGCCCGGCGGGCGGTTCGTCGCGAAGCGCGGAACTTCAAGACTTGTGGCCTAGATTCCTGTCCGAGGTCCCCATGGACCGCCGCATTTCGGTAGCACCGCAGCAGAAGCATCGTCAGTTGGAGGGGGCCGGAATCGCATTCGCCGTTGCAACTCCCGTCCCAAGATGCCATCCTGAACCCAGCACCTGCCCCGGTCGAGCCGATTGGACAAGGGCCAGAGCCCGTTCGACCCGGCTCTTCCAACGGGGATATGGTGCGTGTTCTGGATCACTTCCTCGCTCGCCTGTCGTATCGCAGGAACCAGTCGTAGATCTCCCGGCCCGGATAGACCTGCCAATGGATCCAGTGGCCGAGATCCGGTTCAGCCGAGAATCTCAGGTTCCGGTTCCTTCCCTCCAGTCTCCTGACGAGTCGCTCGGTTTCTTCGAAAGGGACGACGGTATCCAGCTTCCCGTGGAAGGCCCAGACAGGCATGTCGACCAGCTTGTCGATGTTCTTGTCGATGTAGTCGAGATGGCTCGTGAATCCGCTGATCGGGGCGATGGCCGCAAACTTCTCGGGATACCGCGCGGCGATGTACCAGGTGCCCGAACCGCCGAGGCTCGGCCCGGTCAGATAGATCCTGTCGGTGTCGATCCTGTACCTGGCGGTCGCTTCCTTGTAGAAGTTCTCGAACCAGTCATCGGTCGACCACCTGAGATGCTCCGGACATTGCGGGGCGAGCATGATGAACGGGAACTCCCGTCCCCTGTATACCTGATCGGGGATCCCGGACGAGTACAGCTTGTTAAGGTCGGTCCCCCTGTCCGAACCTCCGTGCAGGTAGATGACAAGCGGCCACTTCTTGGCGGCGTCCGCCTCGTAGTCCTTCGGGAGGTACGACACGTATCGATAGCTGACGTTCCTGCGATGCCGGTTCATGCCGTGCCAGAACGTCGAATCGAACTGCAGATCCCCCTTCTCGGACCAGTACCTGACCCGGCCGTGCAACTGCCCGTTGAGCCAGTTCTCCTCCGCTTCCTTCTGCCCGCTCTCGTACCAGGCGGTGCTCGCGCCGTTCAGCCTGCCCCGCGTGAAATGGCCCTCGAATCTCATGCGCCCGTTCCGGTGCCATTCCGTGTACGGCCCTTCCTTGGTATTCGAGCGGTAGTTGCACTGATACTGCTCCTTCACCCGTTTGTCGAAGGAGGCGTAGAAGGCGTTCATCTGGATTCGTCCGTTCTCGTAGTAGTCCCGGACGTGGAACAGGTGCTTCTGGTCGTCGAAGCGAATGACGCGCGTGTAGACGATCGTCTCGCGATTCGAGACGGCCTGGTGCAATACGTAGGTTTCGGTGTCCTGGGCCTGCACTCCCCCCAGGCAGAACAGCATCGAGAGAACGGCGGCAGTTCGTTTCATGTCGAGCCGGTGACCCCCATGGGGCCTGTCGTCTCCGACGACAAGCGATACTAGCGCACGGCCGGCGTGCCGCAACACCCGGCGCTGAACATGGGCCCTCGTCCCGGGCGCGGGGACGCGGCAGGCGGAGCGTCAGCCGGTCGCCATTGGTCGCGTAGGTTGCCGTCGAAGCGTAGCCGAGAGCGTTGGTCTCACCTCGCCCCGCCGACCCTGACCGCCGCCGAGCAGAAGGCGATCCTGCGGGCCAGCGTCGGCCACCCCCGCGACCACCTGATTTGCTCTGTTTCCTCGGTCACCCTTTCTCCCCTCCCCTTGACCGCCAGGAACATCCAAGGCTAAGCTCCTCGCGAATGGGGGGTTAGCACGCGGTGCGCGCCTTCTCTGCAATCGCTCGGCCGCGGATCTACTGCGTCTTCCACCTAGTTCCTGCATCCGGGTGGCGACCATGAAGCCCGGTGATCACCTCGGTCCTTACGAGATCGTGGCTTGCATCGGCGTGGGCGGCATGGGCGAAGTCTACCGCGCGCACGACTCTCGCCTCGGCCGTGACGTGGCGATCAAGGTGCTGCCGTCCGGATTCGCCGCGGACGCCGAGCGCCTGAGGCGGTTCGAGCAGGAGGCGCGAGCCGCCTCGGCTCTCGACCAT
It includes:
- a CDS encoding prolyl oligopeptidase family serine peptidase; translation: MKRTAAVLSMLFCLGGVQAQDTETYVLHQAVSNRETIVYTRVIRFDDQKHLFHVRDYYENGRIQMNAFYASFDKRVKEQYQCNYRSNTKEGPYTEWHRNGRMRFEGHFTRGRLNGASTAWYESGQKEAEENWLNGQLHGRVRYWSEKGDLQFDSTFWHGMNRHRRNVSYRYVSYLPKDYEADAAKKWPLVIYLHGGSDRGTDLNKLYSSGIPDQVYRGREFPFIMLAPQCPEHLRWSTDDWFENFYKEATARYRIDTDRIYLTGPSLGGSGTWYIAARYPEKFAAIAPISGFTSHLDYIDKNIDKLVDMPVWAFHGKLDTVVPFEETERLVRRLEGRNRNLRFSAEPDLGHWIHWQVYPGREIYDWFLRYDRRARK